Proteins co-encoded in one Symmachiella macrocystis genomic window:
- a CDS encoding dioxygenase family protein, giving the protein MSSLWKPTRRGVLSTLAFGAVSFSVPGLFAEELAVTAKMGEGPFYPDKMPLDTDNDLLVVNDAITPAIGDITHLSGRILTASGSPIRNAFVEIWQVDHNGVYIHTDSAGAGNRDTNFQGYGRFLTDAKGQYYFRTVRPVPYPGRTPHIHFGVSKNGRRIFTTQMLIKGEKQNKSDGLFRRIDQQSRDTVLVDFKPIPDSKIGELAANFDIILGVTTEELEDGSLKAGIGKPQYRGQRGR; this is encoded by the coding sequence ATGTCGTCACTTTGGAAACCGACACGCCGTGGCGTGTTGAGTACGTTGGCGTTCGGTGCGGTTTCGTTTTCTGTACCGGGACTGTTTGCTGAAGAATTAGCGGTGACGGCCAAAATGGGCGAAGGCCCGTTCTATCCGGACAAAATGCCGTTGGATACCGACAACGACCTGTTGGTGGTCAACGATGCAATCACGCCGGCGATCGGTGATATTACGCATCTATCAGGCCGCATCCTCACCGCTAGCGGCTCGCCGATTCGCAATGCGTTTGTGGAAATCTGGCAGGTCGATCACAACGGTGTCTACATCCATACCGATTCGGCGGGGGCCGGGAATCGGGACACGAATTTTCAAGGTTACGGACGGTTTTTGACCGATGCGAAGGGGCAGTATTATTTCCGCACCGTCAGACCGGTTCCGTATCCCGGACGGACGCCGCACATTCACTTTGGCGTTAGCAAAAACGGCAGGCGGATTTTCACCACGCAGATGCTCATCAAAGGCGAAAAACAGAACAAAAGCGACGGCTTGTTTCGCAGAATCGATCAACAGTCCCGCGACACGGTGCTGGTCGACTTCAAACCAATTCCCGATTCCAAAATTGGCGAACTGGCCGCTAACTTTGACATCATTCTGGGAGTCACCACCGAAGAGTTGGAAGACGGTAGCTTGAAAGCAGGCATCGGAAAACCTCAGTACCGAGGCCAGCGTGGTCGTTAG
- the corA gene encoding magnesium/cobalt transporter CorA, whose protein sequence is MWLNALGGKSLFKKRHPDIGARPGTLVISADASSPRIHVMHFTPEELKEADVADTDQLHAAHDPNTTTWVDVQGFGDEKLIRRIAERFSIHPLAIEDIVNVPQRPKAETYDDQILIIVRMVNSIGQADVDIEQVSIILGKNYVLTFQERYGDVLDPVRRRIRSGKGPIRTEGPDYVAYAIFDTIVDAYYPVLEQIGNYLEDLETTVIEQPTPRLLKNLNHVKNRLINLRRAIWPQRQVANSLARDEHPLIDPNVRVYLRDTYDHCVQSAEVVEMYREMVTGLMNMYLASVGNRQNEIMKVLTITAAIFIPLTFMAGIYGMNFDYMPELHVPWAYPVIWTTMFLVAGGMLFYFYRKGWIWNRDDDENIPGKDDDP, encoded by the coding sequence ATGTGGTTGAACGCATTGGGAGGCAAGTCGTTGTTCAAAAAGAGGCATCCGGATATTGGCGCGCGGCCGGGGACATTGGTCATTTCCGCGGACGCCTCATCGCCGAGAATTCACGTGATGCATTTTACACCCGAGGAGTTGAAGGAAGCGGACGTCGCCGATACCGATCAACTACACGCGGCTCACGACCCGAACACGACCACCTGGGTTGACGTGCAAGGCTTCGGCGACGAAAAGTTGATCCGCCGGATCGCCGAGAGATTTTCGATTCATCCGCTGGCGATCGAAGACATTGTGAATGTCCCACAACGCCCCAAAGCAGAAACGTATGACGATCAGATTTTGATCATCGTTCGCATGGTGAATTCGATCGGGCAGGCCGATGTCGACATTGAGCAAGTCAGCATCATCCTCGGAAAAAACTATGTCTTAACCTTCCAAGAACGCTATGGCGATGTTCTTGATCCAGTCCGTCGACGCATCCGTAGTGGCAAGGGGCCGATCCGTACCGAAGGGCCCGACTATGTCGCCTATGCCATTTTCGACACGATTGTCGATGCTTACTATCCGGTTTTGGAGCAAATCGGTAACTATTTAGAAGACTTGGAAACCACGGTCATCGAACAACCCACGCCCCGCTTGCTCAAGAATCTGAATCACGTCAAGAACCGTCTGATCAATCTCCGCCGCGCTATTTGGCCGCAGCGACAAGTCGCTAATTCACTGGCCCGCGACGAGCATCCGCTGATTGATCCCAACGTGCGTGTTTACCTCCGTGACACGTATGATCATTGCGTGCAGTCGGCCGAAGTGGTGGAGATGTACCGCGAGATGGTTACCGGCCTGATGAACATGTATCTCGCGTCGGTCGGTAATCGTCAAAATGAAATCATGAAGGTGTTGACGATTACAGCTGCGATTTTCATTCCGCTGACATTCATGGCCGGCATTTACGGTATGAACTTCGACTACATGCCCGAATTGCACGTCCCCTGGGCCTATCCCGTGATATGGACTACCATGTTCCTCGTGGCCGGCGGCATGCTATTCTACTTCTATCGCAAGGGTTGGATTTGGAATCGCGATGACGACGAGAACATTCCGGGAAAGGACGACGATCCGTGA
- a CDS encoding metallophosphoesterase yields MYDIIGDIHGYADELIKLLEELGYNRQRGYYAHPQRTAVFVGDFIDRGPQIREVLQIVRPMVESGSARAVMGNHEFNAIAWSTPHPADPHRYLREHSDKNNGQFAATCKQLTDDERAEAIDWFRKLPMWLSLEGINVVHACWQPSHHATITAALKHYGGVTTDFMVDATNKGSDLYLAVDDVLKGKEFPLPEGITYRDKDGNLRTNVRVRWFESPEGKSLRDYALPPAPLAPDTPLTTAMVDTRAVYAADSPPVFLGHYWLWADRPSRLATNVACVDYSVAKNGILCAYRWHGEQELADENFVCVASRS; encoded by the coding sequence ATGTACGACATTATCGGCGACATCCACGGGTATGCGGACGAATTGATCAAACTTTTAGAGGAGCTGGGATATAACCGCCAACGCGGATACTACGCACATCCGCAGCGAACGGCGGTCTTCGTCGGCGACTTCATCGACCGTGGTCCGCAAATCCGCGAAGTGCTGCAGATTGTCAGACCGATGGTCGAATCCGGGAGCGCCCGAGCGGTGATGGGAAATCACGAATTCAACGCAATTGCCTGGAGTACGCCCCACCCGGCCGATCCGCACCGCTACCTGCGTGAGCACAGCGATAAAAACAACGGTCAATTCGCCGCGACCTGCAAGCAACTCACCGACGACGAACGTGCCGAGGCCATCGACTGGTTTCGGAAGCTACCCATGTGGCTGTCGCTGGAGGGGATCAACGTCGTGCACGCCTGCTGGCAACCCAGCCACCACGCGACAATCACAGCGGCGCTCAAGCACTATGGCGGAGTCACGACGGATTTCATGGTCGATGCCACCAACAAGGGCTCGGACCTTTATCTAGCCGTCGACGATGTGCTCAAAGGCAAAGAATTCCCCCTGCCCGAGGGGATCACCTACCGGGACAAGGACGGCAACCTCCGCACCAACGTCCGCGTCCGCTGGTTTGAATCGCCAGAAGGCAAAAGCCTCCGCGATTACGCCCTCCCCCCTGCCCCGCTCGCCCCCGACACACCACTGACAACCGCCATGGTCGACACCCGCGCCGTCTACGCCGCCGATTCACCACCCGTCTTTCTAGGACACTATTGGCTATGGGCCGACCGCCCCAGCCGCCTAGCCACGAACGTCGCCTGCGTCGACTACAGCGTCGCTAAGAACGGAATCTTATGTGCCTACCGTTGGCATGGGGAACAGGAACTTGCTGACGAGAATTTCGTCTGTGTGGCGAGCCGGTCGTGA
- a CDS encoding hemolysin family protein, which produces MQDVIEILIAIALVLLNGFFVAAEFALVKVRGGQVDELVRAGRPFARTGQWLVERMEGALSACQLGITMASLALGWVGEPAFAHLLRPLLETLGIHSEAVLHTTAFVIAFSVITSLHLVIGEQAPKIFAIRRADQVLLWCALPLKWFYLLTYPMMVALNVSTALLLKQVGLEGVSEHDAPHSEDEIRALLRQSHVSGHLSRAEHRLLHAVFEFDDMVCRRIMVPRVEVEFFGINDPPRQCIELARRTKHTRYPICNNSLDEVLGVIHVKDLVGLEVNDAFDWNTIMRPPRKVPENMPISKLLRHFQATHQLLAFVVDEYGTVIGIVTLENVLEQIIGEVDDEFDNAEPNIVSQGANEWLVLGTTPVDEISRHFKIALDVTDADTFSGVLVNSAQRLLSVGDRIELGEFIVDVVEVRDDWAALVRVTRPPVESSEPPQDSSQIPEQ; this is translated from the coding sequence ATGCAGGATGTCATAGAGATTCTCATCGCGATTGCGTTAGTGCTGCTTAACGGATTTTTTGTGGCTGCGGAGTTTGCGTTGGTGAAAGTTCGTGGCGGTCAGGTGGACGAGTTAGTGCGAGCCGGGCGCCCCTTTGCGCGAACGGGGCAATGGCTGGTGGAACGCATGGAAGGGGCACTGTCGGCCTGCCAGTTGGGCATCACCATGGCCTCGCTCGCTTTGGGCTGGGTGGGCGAACCGGCCTTCGCACACTTATTGCGTCCTCTGCTGGAAACATTGGGGATTCACTCAGAAGCGGTGCTGCACACGACCGCGTTTGTGATTGCGTTTAGTGTGATCACTTCGTTGCACTTGGTCATTGGCGAACAGGCACCGAAGATCTTCGCCATTCGTCGCGCCGACCAAGTGTTGTTGTGGTGTGCCTTGCCGTTGAAGTGGTTCTATTTGCTGACTTACCCAATGATGGTGGCACTGAACGTCTCGACGGCGTTATTGCTTAAACAAGTCGGGCTAGAAGGGGTCTCGGAGCACGATGCTCCGCACAGTGAGGATGAAATTCGCGCACTGTTGCGGCAATCGCATGTGAGCGGACATCTCAGCCGGGCGGAACACCGGCTGTTGCACGCGGTGTTTGAATTCGACGATATGGTCTGCCGACGGATCATGGTGCCGCGGGTCGAGGTGGAGTTCTTTGGCATCAACGATCCTCCTCGGCAGTGCATCGAGTTGGCCCGTCGCACGAAGCATACGCGCTACCCCATTTGCAATAACTCGCTCGATGAAGTGTTGGGCGTGATTCATGTTAAGGATTTGGTCGGGCTGGAAGTCAACGACGCGTTTGACTGGAACACCATTATGCGTCCTCCACGCAAGGTGCCCGAGAACATGCCGATCAGCAAGTTGCTCCGGCATTTTCAGGCAACGCACCAGTTGTTGGCGTTTGTCGTCGACGAATACGGCACGGTGATCGGCATTGTCACGTTGGAGAACGTGTTGGAACAGATCATCGGCGAAGTGGACGATGAATTCGATAATGCGGAACCGAATATCGTCTCACAAGGGGCGAATGAGTGGCTGGTATTGGGGACGACACCGGTTGATGAAATCAGCCGCCATTTCAAAATCGCCCTGGACGTGACCGACGCTGATACGTTTTCCGGGGTCCTGGTGAATAGCGCTCAACGATTGCTTTCCGTGGGCGACCGAATTGAACTGGGTGAATTTATCGTCGACGTGGTGGAAGTTCGCGACGACTGGGCAGCGCTGGTCCGTGTGACGCGTCCTCCGGTTGAGAGTTCTGAACCGCCGCAAGATTCGTCGCAGATTCCTGAGCAATAG
- a CDS encoding ABC transporter substrate-binding protein — protein MTESDSARERDVAATAILREFQDDWEAGLRPNLEDYAKRAPEDVRREVLAELINADLRRRRSLGENPSPTDYIQRFPADQPTISAAFSAIDDTIVTEGSKREPDLGSTEVDIAVGEMLGKYEIRSVLGIGGMGIVFGAYDSVIRREVAIKLLSSKHSTNENALSRLLQEAQTAGAMHHPNIVGIYDVLEVEGAYYVVMEKVPGDDLSEVLKKSTRGFLDWKLATRIAMDCCDALTAAHSQGLIHRDIKPQNIMLTVESTVKLLDFGLAKSDQDSEKALTQHGTILGTPDFMSPEQCSAGEINPLSDIYSLGATYFDLLTGHPPFTESGTQLQVMFAHCNQPVPSVVEKHPEVPAGCDRIIQRAMAKRPEDRYQSAAELRKDLAALLSEEAPPPVAAPEEPAAKPFPWKIAAGGAMVVAALAVLFALSGLFNDRSDDGLNTENGNVVAENANQNVPTFRGVTADTIHLGTTTAFNGPNEELGRNMVIGMKSYFDSVNDAGGVHGRRIELTVLDDRYDPDKSLENMKQLFEDRKVFAVIGNVGTPTANVTSVFASQNGHLFFSPLTGASLLREDPPDRYIFNYRASYQDETAALVKYFVETLRIPPEQIAVFAQNDAFGDDGFAGVARAVKGYGIDVDQLLRVGYDRNRFNIDEAVSTIVDDKNEIRAIVMVSTYKVAARFVKRVKAAKPDMVFGAVSFVGSRAIAEEFRENGPADGEGVIVTQVVPPFMSNATGVLEYRRLLQKYNPEYEPGFVSLEGFIAAKIFTEGLQLAGPDLTTETLIDALHRINKLDIGIGPLLSFSPSRHQASDRVWGTRLTKEGEFESFDLE, from the coding sequence GTGACAGAATCGGATTCAGCTCGAGAACGAGATGTGGCTGCGACGGCGATACTTCGCGAGTTTCAAGACGATTGGGAAGCCGGCTTGCGGCCCAATCTGGAAGACTATGCGAAACGTGCGCCTGAGGATGTTCGCCGGGAAGTGCTCGCGGAACTGATCAATGCCGACTTGCGGCGGCGCAGAAGCTTGGGCGAAAATCCCTCGCCCACCGACTACATCCAGCGATTTCCAGCAGATCAACCAACCATCTCCGCCGCCTTCAGTGCGATTGACGATACGATTGTCACGGAGGGGTCGAAACGGGAACCCGACTTGGGGAGTACCGAAGTCGATATTGCTGTCGGCGAAATGTTGGGGAAGTACGAAATCCGTTCGGTCCTCGGCATTGGCGGGATGGGGATTGTCTTCGGTGCCTACGACTCGGTGATTCGTCGTGAAGTCGCCATCAAGCTGTTGAGTTCGAAGCACTCCACCAATGAAAATGCCTTGTCGCGGCTGCTGCAAGAAGCGCAGACAGCCGGAGCGATGCACCATCCGAATATTGTCGGTATTTATGACGTTTTGGAGGTCGAAGGTGCTTATTACGTTGTCATGGAAAAGGTCCCGGGCGATGATCTCAGCGAGGTGCTCAAAAAGTCGACGCGCGGATTCTTGGACTGGAAACTGGCAACGCGAATCGCCATGGATTGTTGCGACGCCTTGACTGCTGCGCACTCCCAAGGCCTGATTCATCGCGACATCAAGCCGCAGAATATAATGCTCACCGTCGAATCGACGGTGAAGCTGTTGGACTTTGGTTTGGCGAAATCTGACCAGGATTCCGAGAAGGCCTTAACGCAGCACGGGACGATTCTGGGCACGCCGGATTTTATGAGTCCCGAACAGTGCAGCGCCGGTGAGATCAACCCACTGTCTGACATTTATTCATTGGGCGCCACCTATTTTGACCTACTCACCGGGCATCCGCCGTTTACAGAGAGCGGCACGCAATTGCAGGTGATGTTCGCACATTGCAATCAACCCGTGCCAAGCGTGGTCGAAAAACATCCGGAAGTTCCGGCCGGTTGTGATCGGATCATTCAGCGAGCGATGGCCAAACGACCGGAAGATCGCTATCAATCGGCGGCAGAGTTGCGTAAGGATTTAGCTGCTCTGCTTTCCGAAGAAGCACCCCCGCCCGTTGCAGCCCCAGAGGAACCAGCGGCGAAACCCTTTCCTTGGAAGATCGCCGCCGGTGGGGCAATGGTGGTCGCTGCGTTGGCTGTGCTTTTCGCCTTGAGCGGTTTGTTCAACGACCGATCGGACGACGGCCTCAATACGGAGAACGGCAACGTTGTCGCTGAAAATGCCAATCAGAACGTCCCGACTTTCCGCGGCGTTACGGCCGATACGATTCATTTGGGAACGACGACCGCTTTCAATGGGCCCAACGAAGAACTGGGCCGGAATATGGTCATCGGGATGAAGAGCTACTTCGATAGCGTCAACGATGCGGGAGGGGTACACGGCCGCCGGATCGAACTCACGGTGCTGGATGACCGGTATGATCCCGATAAATCGCTAGAAAACATGAAGCAGCTTTTCGAGGACCGTAAGGTCTTTGCGGTGATTGGAAACGTTGGCACGCCCACGGCCAATGTGACGTCGGTTTTTGCCAGCCAGAATGGGCATCTGTTTTTCTCGCCGCTCACTGGCGCCAGTTTGCTCCGCGAAGATCCGCCGGACCGGTATATCTTTAACTATCGGGCCAGTTACCAAGACGAGACAGCGGCGCTGGTCAAGTATTTTGTCGAGACGCTCCGCATCCCCCCGGAACAGATTGCTGTGTTCGCGCAGAATGATGCCTTTGGTGACGATGGGTTTGCGGGCGTTGCCCGTGCGGTGAAGGGGTATGGTATCGATGTCGATCAACTGCTGCGTGTTGGCTATGACCGCAATCGGTTTAACATAGACGAAGCGGTTTCTACGATTGTTGATGACAAGAACGAGATACGCGCCATCGTTATGGTCTCGACCTACAAGGTGGCAGCCCGGTTCGTCAAACGGGTGAAGGCTGCGAAACCGGACATGGTGTTCGGCGCGGTCTCGTTTGTCGGCAGCCGCGCTATTGCCGAGGAATTCCGTGAAAACGGACCGGCGGACGGTGAAGGAGTCATCGTGACTCAGGTTGTTCCGCCGTTTATGTCCAATGCCACCGGGGTGTTGGAATATCGCCGGCTGTTGCAAAAATATAATCCGGAATATGAGCCGGGGTTCGTATCGCTGGAAGGATTTATTGCCGCAAAAATCTTCACAGAAGGTCTGCAGTTGGCGGGACCGGATTTGACCACGGAAACATTGATCGATGCTTTGCACCGCATCAACAAACTCGACATCGGGATCGGCCCGTTGCTTTCCTTCAGTCCCTCACGACACCAGGCATCAGATCGAGTGTGGGGAACTCGCCTCACCAAAGAGGGAGAGTTTGAATCGTTCGATTTAGAATAG
- a CDS encoding transporter substrate-binding domain-containing protein gives MIDGKRQFRIQLWAFVSMWLLSSTITFAQPDEKRVLRIGTKEAAPFSILNEDGTWSGISIELWRGVANEMGLRYEFENLPLDEILAGVESGELDAGVAAITITHEREQLLDFSHSYFNSGLGIAVAQRQTTNWSAVVKRIFSTVFLKIVFTIFLVLMAMGTLVYLFERRRNRADFGGSVFRGLSSGIWWAAVTMTTVGYGDKVPKSPGGRAVAVLWMYTAIIIISIFTASVTSILTLSQLESNVRGPRDLHNVRLATVADSTSAAYLRRQGIAFKSFPAVDQCLAGLERNQFGAVVYDAPILRYMVHNEHPGLIQVLPATFEKQDYAIAIPPESPFRESLNQAILQVITTPQWDETLRRYLGD, from the coding sequence ATGATCGACGGCAAACGCCAATTTCGTATACAGCTCTGGGCGTTTGTGTCGATGTGGTTGCTGTCTTCTACGATCACATTTGCTCAACCGGACGAGAAACGCGTCCTGCGAATCGGCACAAAAGAAGCGGCACCATTTTCGATTCTCAATGAAGATGGCACCTGGAGCGGGATCAGTATTGAATTGTGGCGGGGTGTTGCCAACGAGATGGGGCTTCGCTACGAATTCGAAAATCTGCCGCTGGATGAAATCCTTGCCGGAGTGGAATCGGGAGAACTCGACGCGGGCGTTGCGGCGATTACGATCACGCACGAACGTGAGCAACTCCTCGATTTTTCGCATTCTTATTTCAATTCCGGACTGGGCATTGCCGTTGCGCAGCGTCAAACGACTAATTGGTCGGCAGTGGTGAAGCGAATCTTTTCCACGGTATTCTTGAAGATCGTGTTTACAATCTTTCTCGTGTTAATGGCGATGGGCACGCTGGTTTATCTGTTTGAGCGACGACGAAATCGGGCAGATTTCGGGGGCAGCGTCTTTAGAGGACTATCGAGCGGCATCTGGTGGGCCGCCGTTACCATGACCACCGTGGGGTATGGCGACAAGGTCCCCAAGTCTCCGGGTGGACGAGCGGTTGCCGTGTTGTGGATGTACACGGCGATCATCATTATCTCGATTTTTACTGCGTCGGTGACCTCAATTCTCACGTTGTCACAACTCGAGTCAAACGTTCGTGGTCCGCGCGACTTGCACAACGTCCGTTTGGCGACCGTGGCTGATTCGACCAGTGCCGCATATTTGCGACGTCAGGGCATTGCTTTCAAATCGTTTCCGGCGGTCGATCAATGCCTTGCCGGTCTCGAACGCAACCAATTCGGCGCAGTGGTTTATGACGCGCCGATTCTGCGATATATGGTGCACAACGAACATCCGGGCCTCATCCAAGTCTTGCCAGCGACGTTTGAAAAACAAGATTATGCGATCGCGATTCCTCCCGAGAGTCCGTTTCGCGAATCGCTCAATCAAGCCATATTGCAGGTGATCACAACACCACAATGGGATGAGACATTGCGGCGTTATCTGGGCGACTGA
- a CDS encoding efflux RND transporter permease subunit has translation MKFPHFFIERPIFATVLSFLILLVGGLTYFSLPVSQYPNVVPPTIVVRASFPGATPQVIADTVATPIEQEMNGVDDMLYMESSSSADGTMQLTVTFKLGTDLDDAQVLVQNRVAVAEARLPEAVRQIGVTTRKQIPDMLMVVHLTSPDKSRDNLYISNFAFLQIRDALMRLDGVGDIRIAGGNEYAMRVWLDIEKMTHVDLTAGDVVEAIRQQNVQVAAGVIGQPPTSETGAFQLNVTTQGRLKETEEFGSIIVKRSENGRVTRLSDVARVELGAQDYSRLSYLDGKPAVAVLVYQRPGTNAVDTAEEVKQTMAGLQKDFPQGIGYEIAYNPTEFVEESINEVFVTLLITTALVVLTVFVFLHHWRPTIIPVVAIPISLIGTFAAMQSLGVTLNTLSLFGLVLAIGIVVDDAIVVVENVERLIGEGLSPREAAHKAMDEVGSALIATTLVLIAVFVPTVFVSSISGQFYQQFALTISISTAISTFVSLTLTPALCALLLKPRNQEQESAEGGDAKPRSGFSRRISRLLSRPSRWFNRGFDFTSNAYAGMVSRLIRVSVFSLLVYALLLGCTWYSFGMVPTGFIPQQDQGYLIVSIRLPDGASLARTDEVTKRVAAIGSQMDGVAHAVGIVGLSGSTFTISPNAAVTFLPLEDAKERAARGRGAETIAADMRMAVSEINEAEVFVIPPPPVRGIGRGGGFKMYVQDQSGAGLDALSQVTNQMVADANQQPGLVQVFSNFRLSVPQIYADVDRTKAQMLDIPMSNVFEALQVYLGSAYVNDFNLLGRTYRVTAQAEPEFRDEPSDILRLRTRSAQGTSIALGSVVEVRRTVGPDRLVRFNLYPSADINGATLPGFSTGQSLETMEKLADQDLPPGFGYAWTELSYQEKQAGNTVLFLFPLAVLFAFLTLAAQYESWLLPLAIILIVPLCLLFAIVGIWMRGMDNNILTQIGFIVLVGLACKNAILIVEFAKAEEDAGKDRFQAAVDACRMRLRPILMTAFSFILGVIPLLIATGAGFEMRRVLGTAVFSGMLGVTIFGLFLTPVFYVVLRRFAKPK, from the coding sequence GTGAAATTTCCACACTTTTTTATTGAACGCCCCATTTTCGCCACGGTGCTTTCGTTCCTGATTTTGCTGGTCGGAGGGCTCACCTATTTCTCGCTGCCGGTATCGCAGTATCCCAACGTCGTTCCGCCAACAATCGTGGTCCGCGCCAGCTTTCCCGGCGCGACTCCCCAGGTGATTGCCGACACGGTTGCCACACCGATCGAGCAGGAAATGAACGGTGTCGACGACATGCTTTACATGGAGTCGTCGTCCAGTGCCGACGGCACTATGCAGTTGACCGTCACGTTCAAGCTCGGCACGGACCTGGATGATGCGCAGGTGTTGGTGCAGAACCGTGTGGCGGTTGCCGAAGCGCGACTCCCCGAAGCGGTGCGGCAAATTGGTGTGACGACGCGGAAGCAGATTCCAGACATGTTGATGGTGGTGCACCTAACTTCGCCGGATAAAAGTCGCGACAACTTGTATATCAGCAACTTTGCCTTTCTGCAGATTCGCGATGCGTTGATGCGGCTGGACGGAGTGGGTGATATCCGTATCGCTGGCGGTAATGAATATGCGATGCGCGTCTGGTTGGACATTGAAAAGATGACGCATGTCGACCTGACGGCTGGCGATGTTGTGGAGGCGATTCGTCAACAGAATGTGCAGGTGGCGGCCGGGGTTATCGGACAGCCTCCCACCAGTGAGACCGGCGCATTTCAGTTAAACGTCACGACTCAGGGGCGTCTGAAGGAGACGGAGGAATTCGGTAGCATTATCGTCAAGCGAAGCGAGAATGGTCGTGTGACGCGATTGAGCGATGTGGCTCGTGTTGAACTCGGCGCTCAGGATTATTCTCGGTTGAGTTACCTCGACGGAAAGCCAGCCGTTGCCGTGTTGGTTTACCAGCGTCCCGGCACGAACGCTGTCGATACGGCTGAAGAAGTGAAGCAGACGATGGCCGGTCTGCAGAAGGACTTTCCCCAAGGGATTGGCTATGAGATTGCCTACAATCCCACGGAATTTGTGGAAGAGTCCATCAATGAAGTGTTCGTCACGTTATTGATCACCACGGCATTGGTGGTGCTGACGGTGTTTGTGTTTTTGCACCACTGGCGGCCGACTATTATTCCCGTGGTTGCCATTCCGATTTCATTGATCGGTACTTTTGCGGCCATGCAGTCGTTGGGAGTGACGCTGAATACCCTTTCGTTGTTTGGTCTTGTACTGGCGATCGGCATCGTCGTGGATGATGCGATCGTGGTGGTCGAGAACGTCGAGCGGCTGATTGGCGAGGGTCTGTCACCGCGCGAAGCGGCACATAAGGCGATGGACGAAGTCGGTTCTGCACTGATTGCAACGACATTGGTGTTGATTGCGGTGTTTGTTCCGACCGTGTTTGTTTCCAGTATCAGTGGGCAGTTTTACCAGCAGTTCGCTCTGACGATTTCGATATCGACGGCGATTTCGACGTTTGTTTCATTGACGTTGACACCGGCACTGTGTGCTTTGTTGCTGAAACCAAGAAACCAAGAACAGGAGTCCGCCGAAGGAGGCGATGCGAAGCCCCGCTCTGGATTCTCGCGGCGAATTTCTCGACTCTTGTCGCGACCGTCACGGTGGTTCAATCGTGGTTTTGATTTCACAAGCAACGCATATGCTGGCATGGTGTCGCGGCTGATCCGTGTTTCCGTATTTTCTTTGCTCGTGTATGCCTTATTGCTGGGATGTACCTGGTATAGCTTTGGGATGGTGCCGACGGGATTCATTCCGCAGCAGGATCAAGGCTATTTGATTGTCAGCATTCGTCTTCCAGACGGGGCCTCATTGGCACGAACGGACGAAGTCACAAAACGGGTGGCGGCAATTGGCAGTCAGATGGATGGAGTGGCCCATGCCGTGGGAATTGTGGGGCTGTCGGGCTCGACGTTTACCATCAGTCCCAACGCGGCGGTGACATTTCTTCCTTTGGAAGACGCTAAAGAGCGCGCTGCACGCGGGCGGGGGGCCGAAACGATTGCTGCCGATATGCGGATGGCCGTGAGTGAGATTAACGAGGCCGAAGTGTTCGTTATCCCTCCCCCACCGGTTCGTGGAATCGGTCGTGGCGGTGGTTTTAAAATGTACGTGCAGGATCAGAGCGGCGCCGGCCTCGACGCACTGAGTCAAGTCACTAATCAGATGGTTGCTGACGCCAATCAACAACCGGGACTAGTGCAGGTGTTTTCCAACTTCCGTCTTAGCGTCCCTCAGATTTACGCTGATGTGGATCGGACGAAGGCACAGATGCTGGACATTCCGATGAGCAATGTCTTCGAAGCTTTGCAGGTGTATCTTGGATCGGCGTACGTCAACGATTTCAATCTGCTGGGGCGGACGTATCGCGTGACCGCTCAAGCGGAGCCGGAATTCCGGGATGAACCGAGTGACATTCTGCGATTGCGAACGCGCAGTGCCCAGGGGACTAGTATCGCGCTCGGCTCGGTAGTGGAGGTCCGACGGACCGTTGGGCCGGATCGTCTGGTCCGTTTCAATTTGTATCCTTCGGCCGACATCAACGGAGCGACACTGCCCGGCTTTAGTACCGGCCAGTCGCTGGAGACCATGGAAAAACTAGCTGACCAGGACCTGCCGCCGGGCTTTGGCTATGCTTGGACCGAACTGTCCTATCAAGAAAAACAGGCCGGCAATACGGTGCTGTTTCTCTTTCCGCTGGCGGTGCTGTTCGCATTTCTAACCTTGGCGGCGCAGTACGAAAGCTGGTTGTTGCCGCTGGCGATCATTTTGATCGTGCCGCTTTGCTTGCTGTTTGCGATTGTCGGTATCTGGATGCGGGGCATGGACAACAACATCTTGACGCAGATTGGTTTTATCGTGCTCGTCGGCCTGGCTTGCAAGAACGCGATTTTGATTGTCGAGTTCGCGAAGGCCGAAGAAGACGCCGGCAAAGACCGGTTTCAAGCTGCGGTCGATGCCTGTCGTATGCGGTTACGTCCCATTCTGATGACGGCATTTTCTTTCATCCTCGGTGTGATTCCTTTACTGATTGCCACCGGTGCTGGATTTGAAATGCGTCGTGTCCTCGGGACCGCTGTGTTCAGCGGCATGTTGGGCGTCACCATATTCGGACTGTTCTTGACGCCGGTGTTCTATGTCGTCCTCCGGCGATTCGCTAAGCCGAAGTGA